A stretch of DNA from Xiphophorus maculatus strain JP 163 A chromosome 8, X_maculatus-5.0-male, whole genome shotgun sequence:
CCCGCGGTACCTCCACAGCTCCATGTTCTGCCATggtgctgctgctcctcctagAGAGGAGGCATTTCGTTGACCcggctcctcttcctcctcctctcccctccTTTCGGACAAGGATAAGGCGAGTCTCAAGAAAGTCTCGCGACCTCTTCCTCGCGCAAACTCGCTTAATTTTGACGTGAAGCCTCCCGCAACTCATCTCTGACTGGGCCCGGTGCCACTAACGCATCTGAGGCATCCTGGAGCATACACGACAATAACTGTCTGCTTCCGGCCTGTCGGGAAAATAGTAAACATGAACTCAGAACACTACAACATGCGGTGTAGACAGCTACAGTTAGCTGCAAACACTTCTCACTTTGTTCCCACAACAAACTAAACggcaataacattttaaaaattacccTTCTAAAAAGGTTAAAGGACAGTAACTGGAACTGTGCAGCTGTAGACtgaaagtacaaataaaatgcaacaaccaCTTAGCACATTCAAACTGATCACTGCTGACGTCAGAGCAAAACAGACGAAAATCTGTCGTCACTTCCGTTTTCACATGTCCGCTTGCTGTTGGATAATGTTTAAAATCCGGGTGATAGTTCTACAATAATATGTTTCTCTTATAATAATTATTGGAGGAACGGACGGTGTTTTGCCAAACTAACACCAAACATATCTAATCGTGCTGTAGTTGATAGACAACCCAAAGTGACGTAAACATAGTTAATGAAAGATTAAAAGGTAAATCAAACTTATTTGGGTTGTAACTGGTTAgattttgttgattaaaaatatttcgaTCTCAATATATTTCTCATTTactataaatattaatttaaaaagttttatagaCACATGCAATTTCcgtctgcaaatatttttttttaacacagggtgttttttgtttgaaccTTTGCAACTGTAGGGAAGTTTTCTATCTTGTCTTTTTGGATCAGCAAACACTTACCGTTACATATGTATTTCCTTCCTTCATCGATTGATGgaaattattgataaaaaatattactaaaaagACATATATGCATTATATTTAATGTTAACAAAAAAGGTGTTTACCTTTagaaagtttaattaaaactgGAAATGCGGTCGCTCGGAACCACAGTGACACTGCCAGTGTTTACCGTCGTCCCGGAGCTTCTTCCTGTCCGGTGTCAGGTCAAAATGTTGTGTGTGAGAAAACTCCAGAGGCTAAAGGCTGCTTTCTATCTCCCTAGGAGCACAAGTGAGTATCTGTCAGTCTGAACGGGGTTCCGCGGTGTAAGCTATAAACCCTCTGTTTGTCGAAATGGAACATTTGTCAGTGTGAACGGGCTGTTGTGTTCTCTGTGCAGCACACAGGAGCCTTACATCCGCTGAAGTCCTGCCGAAAGATGACGCTGTAAGTAAGACACTGGTAGAATGTTATGTGGCTGCAATACGAGTATGTAATAACGGGATGTCTTCTGTGTAGCTTCTAAAAGTGGGGAATCCGTCCAGAGAGTCCAAAAAAGGCTGCGTGCTCTGCAACGTCACTGTGgactttaaaaacatacagGTGGGTCAGTGAACGCCTCATGGTTCCAGCTGCAACCAGGAGCACACAGCTGGCTCTCAGGCTCCTCCGGAGCACATGTCCTTTGTCTAAACCTACATCTCTAAAAATTCTAGCCTTGCCAGAAAACGTGGAATCACAACTTTAGAGGATAGTCAGTATTTAGTAACAGTTCATTTTCTATATCCTGCAGAGGGATAAATGACAGCATCATCCAGTGTTTAGGAAAAATAACGATTTTTAGGAGAAACACAGCTCAGCTGACAGCTTCCATTCCGAGGCTAAAAgttccaaccatccatccatgttGCCCTTTCATTTAGTTGACCTGCATTTGCTGAAGGAAGCATTCTTTGCTCAGTGGACAGATCCTCAGTAATCTGGACTGACCTCATCCCTGCATCGTCATTATGGAGACCTTCAGCAGTTTTATTCCTCCGATTCTTTTAGATGGCATCAATAAAACCATTATATATTTGGCCAATGTAGTTTAGGATTTGTAACTCAATCCTGCTTTCATCCAATCATATTCTTTGTAAGGTGTTGATGGTTTCTAGATTGGTCCTGTCTGTACATGGATCAGATTGCTTTCACCTAATTTTGTAGTTTGCTCACATGGACTCccatttctgtcattttgtatttgttctaatttttctatttcctgttaaaatgtttcctttcttATTACcttccagtttgtttgggtTCAAAGTTTTAAACCTAGCTTAATGGGAAGATCTTTGGTTcccaggaataaaaaaaactcctctATACTGTTTGAACTGATAGGTGTCTTGTTGGTGCTCAGTTTCCCGTCAGTTCCACATTTCCAACTCTACTTGGATCTTCTGTTAGTAAGAAGATCCAGTGGCTGTACTGTGTTGCAGTAACCTGATCTCCACCTGTCCTCCCTCAGCTTCTGTCTCAGTTCGTCTCTCCTCACACTGGCAGGATCTACGGCCGACACATCACAGGTGAGCTGTGGCTGCTCAGCCTTGTCCAGAGTTGAAGGCTGCTGCCACTCAGtgtttctctctgtcctccagGATTATGTGGGAGAAAGCAGAAGGAGATCTCTAAAGCCATAAAGAAGGCTCACTCACTAGGTGAGTTAGACTTCAGCTTTTACCAGTGCAACCCAGCTTCTACTGGGTTGCACTGTAGAAGCAACCCAGTAgaataactgtgtgtgtgttattccAACCTACTGCTGGGTTggaataacacacacacagggcgGTGCCAGCATCTGATCAGGTGGTTggcagcaggagcagctgatGGTTGCGTCTCAGCAGTGTGATGGTCTGCTGTGGCGTTCTGATAAAACTCATTCCAtggattttctgatttattttatattcccAGAAAGTTTGTTTCCCTcatgttatttcctcatttttgctgaaagtCAGGGTTTTTTGTTCACCTGCAGGTTTCATGCCAGTGACCCACAAATATCCTGAGTTCATGAAGGATCCCAGGATCTGCAGCATCAAACATCTGGATTAGAGGATCAGTATTTCCTGCTCCCAGTGTATAaagttaaaaactgattttgtttgtattaaacttaaaaatgtccACCATCTCTTCCTGCCTTTCCCATTTTTGTCCTGCTCAGACCTGTGATGGAGAGTGACCCATGTTCTGGTTGAGTGGTTCTCAACACCCGTTGAGCTGCAGTTAGAAACTATGGAAAACCTTTCAGTCAGTAATAAATATGGCTGTGAGGCACcaatataaatatgaatttattcCAATAAATTCTAAAGAACAATTGTTATTCTGAACCATCTCCAGGTGACAATATGTCACCAGTTCTCAGATTTGTTTATCTGAGAACTTAAAAAATACTCagcatttttcattaaaaaaaaaatttcttttcaaataaaacatatctacatattttatttctgcagttaaTTTAAGCCCAGCATTTATTcaggctttatttatttagcatttatttatttcccctGCATTAGGGATGGACTTCCCTGATGCAGGATGCTGAGTCAGCAGTTGTTCCTCCTTCGTTTCCTGCCCCTGCCCTGCAGCGCCCCCCTCTGCTTCGTCCCATGGTCGTCCTGCTGCAGGGCAGGCTGCTCCTGCTCCCTGTCTGAGTCTGCTGCCATCGTGTCTCTGCTGGGAACAGGGAAGGCCTGCAGGGACAGCCTCTGAGAGAGCAAGAGAGGGCAGGAGCCCAGCAGCGCTCTAACGGCCTTTAGCAGCAGCTGGTTGTTCCTGGGCTCAACTGGGCTGCTGGTTTCTATGGAAACAGACAGCGTGAGGACTTGACTGGAGTTGGAGCACCTGTAGGTGGATCTGGATCTTACCTGCAACTTTTCCTGCTGAGCTTTGCTGCTTCTCTCTGAGGCTCTTCCTCAGGGCTGAAACCTCCAGCTGCAGTGCTTCTACTGCACGCTCGCTCTCCTCCACCTCTCTGCACGCTTtctgtccacacacacacacacacacacacacacacacacacacacacacacacacacacacacacagcaagacAGTCTGAAGACACAGGGCTCCCATACATCCACCatgtcaaaacataaaacttccACAGTCAGATTAGCATAGGAACTCAAACTCTAAATACAACAGTGAGGAGaggaaggaaaggagaaaaGTAGAGAGAAGAAAGAGGGAGGAAAGGAAGAGATGGAAGGGAAGAAAGGAGAATAAAGTGTGGTTtatctggttctgctggaggtttcttcctgttaatgggagtttttcctctccactgtcactacatgcatgctcagtatgaggaatttctttaaaataaacccGAGTTGCCCACCTCTGATGTAAACGATTGCCCCTAGATGTTCATCCAGGAGAAGTGAACGCTGCAAGTCAATTTGATGCAAACTGATGGGATtctttagaaactttttaaGCTACTTCAATGTACAACTGTTAACTGTTTGATAACTACTatcaattggaatgtatgtggGATTTAATTGAAATGAATTTTTGTGAAATaccttgagatgacatttgttgtgattttgtgCTATATTAATAAACTGAATAGAATAAAGGGGtagaaaaaaagtacaaaatggaTGGGAAAAAGGACAAATGGGACAGATGGAATGGAGAGGAGAGACAAGCTAGGAAgtaaggaatgaaaaaaaaagagtaaaaagaaaatggggtaaagaaagaaatgaatgaagGAAGTGTGGATGGAATCACactctggaaaataaatcaacttcCAGACCGTGCAGGAACCCTGATGATGAGAACATTGCGACGCTCTTTCACTCCTCCCTCACCTGCAGCTCCACCTGCAGAGAGTCGTTCATCTTGTTCATCTCATCCACCTCCTTCAGCAGCCCACTGGGGGAGAAGAACCTGGACCTGGAACAGACGGCGGAGCTTTGTGAGCAGGAGCCCAGCTGCTACCCGTCTGGGCCGGCATGAAAGCAAAGTTACCTGTGTTTGTTCATGGTGAGGCTGTAGCCTGAAGCGGAGCAGGGAGCAGACACCTTCCAGTAGCCCTGCTGCTCCAGGAGACCCAGGTTGGTCACCAGCACCGGGATGTTCACGAAGCGCCTGTAGAGAGCAGAGGACAGCATTCCCTCAGTAAACACACCGAGCCGACCTGTCCCACTGGAGCGGGCGTCACCTGCTGCGGGACGTGAAGGCGGAGTACTCCATGCGGTGGGTGGAGTCTGTGGGGGTCACCCTGCTGGACGTCAGCAGCAGGAAGATCATGTGGGGGTTCTTCAGAACGCTCTTCAGCTTGTCATGGACCAGCTTCTCCCTGAACGTCATGTGCTGCTCTGAGTGCCGGCGCTGCCGGTACCAGCCGATAACACTGTCCTGCACCACAAACACTAAACTTCACTGAGACACACTCACACCTCACTTGTCATCACACTACATCACACAAGGAGTGTTCACTCTACACTGGTAGAGATGAACGGATGTGATATTCATATCTATACTAGTCCTGATATTGGAAAAAATTTCAGATCAGGTATTGGTGACAATGTGCCTGATCAATCCTGCTGAGTCTATACACATGAAAAACATCCACCATTACTAATGTCATTAGGCCCACAGGCAACTCTTGCTTTAAAATGATATAAGACATATTTGTCTCTTAAACACTGagaatttggacaaaatgtgaaagaccaacaaaattgaaaaacaatgaAGGCAAACGTAGGGTTTTAGATGATtggtaaagaaaaaatctgaaaggtgcaGCATGCATGTGTATGTCACCCACTTTATTTTAATgccctaaaataaaataaaatcaccttcAGATATTAACTCCAGCTGTGTCCAGTTTTATCTCAGTATAAACGCAGCTGTTCTGTTTCTGCTCAgtcagcatcatgaagaccaagaaacccAGCAGACGGACCTGGGAGGAGGTTAGGATAACAAACTAGATTCCAAGCTTTAGACTCCTCACAGAACTCTGATTCATGTGAACGTGGAGCGAATGTGgacagacataaaataaaaaataaaatggcagaatggcctagtcaaaggtcAGACCTTCAACTGAGAACATGTGGCAAAATTGATTTTGAGAGAGGAGGGAGATCAGCCTTGTGTTGTGGACGTTATGAGCCAATTACACAGAGAAGGGtagaaatacttttgcaagactgTGATAATAAGGTAAGTCATACAGGTTAGAATACAATCCCAATGTATGCTACACGTTAAATGATAAGCCCATATATATTAAACACCCAAATTAACctcacagtcatgtttttggactttggGAGGAAACCGAAGTACTCAGAGAGAACCCATACATCCACAGGGAGAACAttcaaactccatgcagaaagatttGAACCCAAAACCTCACACATTAAACACATCAtgctacataaaatatatatataaaaaacaaaacagaaatgtcaccAAACCTTCCACAGAGAGCTGAACCCATCCCTCACCTACCTGCTTGTTATCTGCAAGCATCTCCTGCAGCACATCCAGGTTCACCTCCCCAGAGCTGCTGTAcagactgacacacacacactgtcaaacagcacatacacacatacagtaaCAGCTAAACTGTGCTGATGACTGATCTGCAGGACTCACGTGTTCAGCTTGAGGCAGGCAATGTGCTTCTGGATGTCTGTCAGACAAACACATTACACACACTGATGACACACAACTGTTGAGCTCTACATACAGCTGAACATTTCTTGgagtttaaatcacattttcagaatttttctgtatacagaaaatgtgaatataacaCACCAAGACTAATAACAGTCCTACATGACTCAATAATGGTACTGCACTAGTGGGTACTCACTGTATATTTCCTCAATGTGAATGTGGTCAGACTGGGAGTCGCTGATGGTGACCTGTTCATGGAAGCTGCTTTCTCCCAGCACCAAGCCTTCCTGGCAGAGAGGAGAGAGCAGACATCAGGCTGCAGTCCAGCATGCATTGCTCTCTGCTGCAGGAAGTAGCTCCTCAAGGTGTTATGAACAGTCAGACTCATAATAGAGAGATGTGCTGCAACAGCAGGAAGACTTATTTCTCCTACTGGTTTATGTGAACTGCTCCTCTTAATGTGATCACTGTTGTCCGCAGAAGTGGAAgagttctttctttttctgcccACTAAATTAGTGTACAGACGTCTTATACTGTTAATGTTCCAAAGCCTTCAGCAACATGGAACATACAGTtaaatgtactgtatatttgacCCTGTGTGGATTAAGGAAAATCACTATAAATTATAACGTGTCTCTCTCATTAtgccctttaaaaaaataattacagttaTATAATTtcaccctgaaaaaaaaactctcaattaatatttaaaagccCAAACTACGAGTATTACTGTATCCAGTCCTGCCATCACAACAGAGCTAAGATTCAAGTTAAAAATGGCTCTCTGAATTTCACTGTGAAACTAAATGTATGCCGAATATATCTACAGTGCACAGTAGTTCTGCTGATGCACTTAATCAGTTTctcattatgtattttctactTGTAAATGCATTACTCCTCAACACTTCAAAAATACTTGAGCAGAGTCTGGTGTGTTAGCTTGGTTTTAGTGTCACTGGAGCAGCTTTGAATGCTCTCGTGCATTTCATTCCCCGCAGGACGTTAAGTTACAAATAGGGCAGTTTAAATGCAGCTGActataaattaactttgtaaCTTCTTTGCCAACTGCCATAACTAGAAACAGCATCGCATCGTCAGCAAGATTCGGAAAGCACGACTGTAAAAGTTCTAAAAGACTTTCTCACCACGTCTGAGTCGCTGTTAACATGCTGGAACATGagagaagctaaaactgtcCCCGAAATCCGGACACTAGGCTCCGACATGATGCCTCTACATTTACCAAATCCAAACAGCCGCcttcttctacttcttcttctacttctaTGCACATAACGATATGCCACCCATATCTGGGTACTTGCCGCCACCTACCGTACCGGAGTATGTAAGACAAGGATTTTTCTCACTCCGGGTTTCTTGATGATCTTGACGTGCTGCAGATTTCATAACGCCCACAGGGAGCGTGTCCTCGTTCTTCTCTCCGTGGACCAAACACATCCAGAGGTTCTGCTGAGATCAGCTGGACGCTGAGGGACCCTCCACTGTCAGGTCTGTTCTGCTACATCCACCCATGACATTTCTGTCAGTGTTAGTTCGGATGTTTTAAACAGAGCGGTCACTGCTGGTAACGTTTCCACAGGAAGTCCTCTCCGGTCACTGCAGgtcatttattaaactttttgcgctgtcagattttcatttacCTAACTATATATAACTTATTATTTCTTGTGGTTTATTGACTAATGTGCAGTAAATGCACGTGCACAGTTGACGCAAAAGTCAAGACCTCAAAAGTTTCTGAATTCcaagaaataataatagttcATACTTGCGCTGTATCCTACCGTCCTTTGGTCgtgtttattaaattattagtaaaatgactttaaaatgaCGCTTAATAGTTTAAAGTCAAATGGGGTGTAATACAGAATTCTGTCTCAGTAACCAGGAATAACATCAGCGGTTCTGTGTGTGTTATGCGTATGCGTGCGCGTATGTATGTTTAGATATTTTCACACTCACTTACAGGAACAGTTGCTCATCAAGTTAAGCTTTAAGAAGGAATGGACCAGTTAGAGTCCTCAGGTCCTCATGTGTTATCAGGCAGGCAGTAACCTCAGCGTTGGACAGCTGCTTCAGGTCAGCAGACACTCTAACCTCTAACCTCACTAGTTGCATTCTGCAGCATTGTTAGCTATGGACTGGATCATGATTAATATTATAAAGCACCTGATTGTGAAAACACTCCTCTTGTAATTCCCCCACTTACGTAATTCCCCCATCTTAAATGGGAACTTATCGTTCCCATTTAAGATGTGCCAGCTCTTTTCAAATAGAACCATTTCTAGTTTGCACCAATTACTCCTGGAGGAGAGAAAAGATTATTAGTGAGTCACAGCAGTTAGCTTGTTTGACTGAGAAGGATGGTTACTGGTTTGCAGATGATGAGGTGACCTGAGAGCCGCGGTGATGGAGAACCTTTGGTGTGTGGCTGGGACCATTTTCCAGCTGTGGATGTTCGTGGTGGTGTTCTTCATCATGCTTCCCGCCATGTTCGGCCTTTCTCTGGGGGTCACCGAAGTCTACATCCAGGTTCTGGTCAAAATACTCGAGGTAATATTCTTATTCTCAGTTCTGTTTGAGTCCTCACTAGAAAGTTGTGTGAGTTTGTTTAAGCATGCAGCAGTGTGTTGTtcaaaataatctgaaacaaCCTTAATGTGTTGCAGTGGGCCACATTACGCATCCAGAGGGGCCGACAGGAACAGCCCAGCGCCTCAGTCCCTCTGCATAAGGGTCAGTCCTGTATGCATAAAAACCTGGAATAGTAGCATTCCAGGTTTTTATGGAGATATTCAGATTCTCTACCTCAGTCATAAAAAATCCATGTTAGACTGATTTGTGATTCTAACATGGATCACAAATGTTCCTG
This window harbors:
- the mrps18c gene encoding 28S ribosomal protein S18c, mitochondrial, whose amino-acid sequence is MRSLGTTVTLPVFTVVPELLPVRCQVKMLCVRKLQRLKAAFYLPRSTTHRSLTSAEVLPKDDALLKVGNPSRESKKGCVLCNVTVDFKNIQLLSQFVSPHTGRIYGRHITGLCGRKQKEISKAIKKAHSLGFMPVTHKYPEFMKDPRICSIKHLD
- the abraxas1 gene encoding BRCA1-A complex subunit Abraxas 1, with product MSEPSVRISGTVLASLMFQHVNSDSDVEGLVLGESSFHEQVTISDSQSDHIHIEEIYNIQKHIACLKLNTLYSSSGEVNLDVLQEMLADNKQDSVIGWYRQRRHSEQHMTFREKLVHDKLKSVLKNPHMIFLLLTSSRVTPTDSTHRMEYSAFTSRSRRFVNIPVLVTNLGLLEQQGYWKVSAPCSASGYSLTMNKHRSRFFSPSGLLKEVDEMNKMNDSLQVELQKACREVEESERAVEALQLEVSALRKSLREKQQSSAGKVAETSSPVEPRNNQLLLKAVRALLGSCPLLLSQRLSLQAFPVPSRDTMAADSDREQEQPALQQDDHGTKQRGALQGRGRKRRRNNC